A window of the Cystobacter fuscus genome harbors these coding sequences:
- a CDS encoding DUF4150 domain-containing protein translates to MGKNFVGVNKLSIVNADSGGTTIAFPDVCKTPSPAGPVPIPYPNIARSADTDKGSKTVTVEGKPLCLKDSNFSTSTGDEAGSAGGVASGKTKGKAEFVNYSFDVSIEGKNVPRSFDLMLHNDKNTPPFPVLQPPVIAMDKQDEKLKCPCCGDLQS, encoded by the coding sequence ATGGGGAAGAACTTCGTGGGCGTGAACAAGCTGTCCATTGTCAATGCCGACTCGGGCGGGACGACCATCGCGTTCCCGGACGTGTGCAAGACGCCCAGCCCGGCGGGCCCCGTACCCATCCCCTATCCGAACATCGCCCGCTCGGCTGACACCGACAAGGGCTCGAAGACGGTCACCGTGGAGGGCAAGCCCCTCTGCCTGAAGGACTCGAACTTCTCCACCAGCACCGGCGACGAGGCCGGCAGCGCGGGCGGCGTGGCCTCGGGGAAGACAAAGGGCAAGGCCGAGTTCGTCAACTACTCCTTCGACGTCTCCATCGAGGGCAAGAACGTGCCGCGCTCGTTCGACCTCATGCTCCACAACGACAAGAACACGCCGCCTTTTCCCGTGCTCCAGCCGCCCGTCATCGCCATGGACAAGCAGGACGAGAAGCTCAAGTGCCCCTGCTGCGGGGACCTGCAGTCCTGA
- a CDS encoding DUF6484 domain-containing protein, translating into MAQNSPRHPASSQPGEEDPPIHGMRVGWVVGVDSDGSVRVDFAGNRHGPLLARTTVLLEPEQWRQAARERREATLFFDDGRPSRPVLTGLLQPMPPTPLLDAVLAQQLPEAPREAQVDGRRVLLEGRDEVVLRCGKATLVLRADGRVILRGVEVLTEAEGVHRIRGGKVKIN; encoded by the coding sequence ATGGCTCAGAACTCTCCCAGGCACCCCGCATCCTCCCAGCCCGGGGAGGAGGATCCCCCCATCCATGGCATGCGCGTCGGCTGGGTGGTGGGTGTGGACTCGGACGGCTCGGTCCGGGTCGACTTCGCGGGCAACCGGCACGGGCCGCTGCTGGCGCGCACCACCGTCCTGCTCGAGCCGGAGCAGTGGCGCCAAGCCGCGCGCGAGCGCCGGGAGGCGACGCTCTTCTTCGATGACGGCAGGCCCTCTCGCCCTGTCCTGACGGGCCTGCTCCAGCCCATGCCGCCCACGCCCCTGCTCGACGCCGTGCTGGCACAGCAGCTCCCCGAGGCGCCCCGGGAGGCCCAGGTCGACGGCCGGCGTGTCCTGCTGGAGGGGCGCGACGAGGTGGTGCTGCGGTGTGGCAAGGCCACCCTTGTTCTTCGCGCCGACGGCAGGGTCATCCTCCGTGGGGTGGAGGTCCTCACCGAGGCGGAAGGCGTCCACCGCATCCGCGGAGGGAAGGTGAAGATCAACTGA
- a CDS encoding immunity 49 family protein — protein MGMLELDITLENLEEELQDGLERLREDGPDAATVLDVCARSRQLGCGLLLIDLDVDGFQHSLFQSARLYEWLLDQRAAHPRLDTYYLCKSRAQPLLDALALNQLPLARSISAKLDTPWAPKMEPEEDFRYFDLLSGPLLERQPDEARLASFERCLEGSSARFDALAALMRQDADAFWHALSVLTREWEEGIEADRRQDALDAYFARTEASIFVEGLALVRLAGLWGIPARPRLPFMPSEAFQAPSEPFPEQLGL, from the coding sequence ATGGGCATGCTCGAGTTGGACATCACGCTGGAGAACCTCGAGGAAGAGCTCCAGGACGGACTGGAGCGGCTGCGCGAGGACGGCCCGGACGCCGCCACCGTGCTGGACGTCTGTGCCCGCTCCCGCCAGCTCGGCTGCGGCCTGCTGCTGATCGACCTGGACGTGGATGGCTTCCAGCACTCGCTCTTCCAGAGCGCCCGCCTCTACGAGTGGCTGCTGGACCAGCGCGCCGCCCACCCCCGGCTGGACACGTACTACCTCTGCAAGTCCCGGGCACAGCCCCTGTTGGATGCGCTGGCGCTCAACCAACTGCCGCTGGCCCGCAGTATTAGCGCGAAGCTGGACACCCCCTGGGCACCGAAGATGGAGCCCGAGGAGGACTTCCGCTACTTCGACTTGCTCTCCGGGCCGCTGCTGGAGCGGCAGCCGGACGAGGCACGGCTGGCCTCCTTCGAGCGTTGCCTGGAGGGGTCCTCCGCCCGCTTCGACGCCCTCGCCGCGCTCATGCGCCAGGATGCCGACGCCTTCTGGCATGCCCTGTCGGTGCTCACCCGGGAGTGGGAGGAGGGCATCGAGGCCGACCGGCGCCAGGACGCGCTCGATGCGTACTTCGCACGGACGGAGGCCTCCATCTTCGTGGAGGGTCTCGCGTTGGTCCGGCTGGCGGGACTGTGGGGGATCCCCGCGCGGCCGCGTCTGCCCTTCATGCCTTCGGAGGCCTTCCAGGCCCCGTCCGAGCCGTTTCCCGAGCAGTTGGGGCTTTAG
- a CDS encoding imm11 family protein: MARHEYFIFVINSDPRVGVIEKLDDAFDDYWMLNEGMALGDKYPPKLELTLSKKDGDMVTDFIDNIHKVVLVSEKARAILEQAGLGPEQVEFLPFTLKDRKRKKVPEPYFIANALQSFDCFDWDRSEYNLYPTKRKVVSTSLSKLYVHEDKVPKDALFFRLGELKNRILIRSDLLEKLKAADCTGISVAAMGETLP; encoded by the coding sequence ATGGCACGTCACGAGTACTTCATCTTCGTCATCAACAGTGACCCCCGTGTGGGCGTCATCGAGAAACTCGATGACGCCTTCGACGACTACTGGATGCTGAACGAGGGCATGGCGCTGGGGGACAAGTATCCCCCCAAGCTGGAGCTCACCCTGTCGAAGAAGGACGGCGACATGGTCACCGACTTCATCGACAACATCCACAAGGTGGTGCTGGTCTCGGAAAAGGCCCGGGCCATCCTGGAGCAGGCGGGGTTGGGGCCCGAGCAGGTGGAGTTCCTGCCCTTCACCCTCAAGGACCGCAAGCGCAAGAAGGTCCCCGAGCCCTACTTCATCGCCAACGCCCTCCAGAGCTTCGACTGCTTCGACTGGGACCGCTCCGAGTACAACCTCTACCCGACCAAGCGGAAGGTGGTGAGCACCAGCCTCAGCAAACTGTACGTGCACGAGGACAAGGTGCCGAAGGACGCCCTGTTCTTCCGGCTCGGCGAGCTGAAGAACCGCATCCTCATCCGCTCCGACCTGCTGGAGAAGCTCAAGGCCGCCGACTGCACCGGCATCAGCGTCGCCGCCATGGGCGAGACCCTTCCCTAG
- a CDS encoding AHH domain-containing protein, protein MGKKKHVSWDFKAQYHQDDTTGCIWRHSGGYGTTACHYAMNGYKVSGSRLDMYNKDHRKNALALGYVLDVSGDKRRRGDLKLTSKISQEVKAKSRTARKTSEAREAFRKLFERRFGGSIKWLSLNEKGWHYDYTLPAEHVPKKYLGRREPTFKVKNGPAEGYGAWYPYHHNYHHLIPQGALQEYVCGNDDKTKRRVELLCASKWNINGPNNIVLLPQETSVSKIVELPAHCPWGLKKHAAYSKSMRDWLTDAKQKLTKAMRTKACEDTEDVAVDLDSVSEKILKQIKTMKPGRQIGQVKPG, encoded by the coding sequence ATGGGGAAGAAGAAGCACGTTTCCTGGGACTTCAAAGCGCAGTACCACCAGGATGACACGACCGGCTGCATCTGGCGCCACTCTGGCGGCTATGGGACGACGGCCTGCCACTACGCCATGAACGGCTACAAGGTCAGCGGCTCCCGCCTGGACATGTACAACAAGGACCACCGCAAGAACGCCCTGGCGCTGGGCTACGTCCTGGATGTCTCGGGCGACAAGCGCAGGCGCGGTGACCTCAAGCTCACCTCGAAGATTTCGCAGGAGGTGAAGGCCAAGTCCCGGACCGCCCGGAAGACGAGCGAGGCGAGGGAGGCGTTTCGCAAGCTCTTCGAGCGCCGCTTCGGCGGGTCCATCAAGTGGCTGAGCCTCAACGAGAAGGGCTGGCACTACGACTACACACTCCCGGCCGAGCACGTCCCCAAGAAGTACTTGGGGCGCCGCGAGCCCACCTTCAAGGTGAAGAACGGGCCCGCCGAGGGCTATGGGGCGTGGTACCCATACCACCACAACTACCACCACCTGATTCCGCAGGGCGCGCTCCAGGAGTACGTCTGCGGCAACGACGACAAGACGAAGCGCCGCGTCGAGCTCCTGTGTGCCTCGAAGTGGAACATCAACGGCCCGAACAACATCGTCCTGCTGCCGCAGGAGACCTCCGTCTCGAAGATTGTCGAGCTGCCGGCGCACTGTCCCTGGGGGCTGAAGAAGCACGCCGCCTATTCCAAATCCATGAGGGACTGGCTGACGGACGCAAAGCAGAAGCTCACCAAGGCAATGCGGACGAAAGCCTGCGAGGACACCGAGGACGTGGCGGTCGATCTCGACTCCGTCTCCGAGAAGATTCTCAAGCAGATCAAGACCATGAAGCCAGGCAGGCAGATCGGCCAGGTCAAGCCCGGGTGA